A DNA window from Fusarium fujikuroi IMI 58289 draft genome, chromosome FFUJ_chr11 contains the following coding sequences:
- a CDS encoding related to neutral amino acid permease: protein MSSSEGEKGEKQSGGMLSNGSIELGRQEGVDDGEVFQKIPGKVDFRTVGWIQASVIFLKVIFATGVLTIPSAMFVLGALPGAINVLGWQGLNTYCAIVQGNFRNRHAGCHSIADMANVVGGTWLKEVVGVLFLVTYAIVGASGIFGTSVALNVLSNHAICTNWFMLVATIAVLILASVRKFENIAWLTWAGFLTVYVAVFIVVVGVTTLDRPAAAPQTGDYEFGYHVIGNPTFVAAITSVSTIFCSGAGTSAFLPVISEMRRPRDYNKAVYLCMGIVTASYLTFSLVVYKYCGQWVASPSLGSAGPTIKKVAYGIGLTGLLVSACLYVHVAAKYLFVRLLRHSEHFQKNTVVHWAVWLGCTTAMSAVSFLLASGIPIFNYLLALAGSLTFSPLALGLPGYLWVYDHQHYRKGKMWQVIVYYLNWLMIALSVFLTIGGTYGVIQNIVDAYSQGLIGGAFSCENNDR, encoded by the exons ATGAGTTCTTCTGAAGGAGAGAAAGGCGAGAAGCAGTCTGGTGGCATGCTCAGCAATGGAAGCATTGAGCTTGGAAGACAGGAGggcgttgatgatggagaggtTTTCCAGAAAATTCCTGGCAAGGTTGACTTCCGCACTGTTGGGTGGATTCAGGCGTCCGTCATCTTTCTGAAGG TCATTTTCGCAACTGGTGTCCTCACAATTCCGAGTGCCATGTTCGTCCTTGGTGCTCTCCCTGGTGCGATCAATGTCCTAGGGTGGCAAGGCCTCAATACCTACTGCGCCATTGTCCAAGGAAACTTCCGAAACAGACACGCAGGCTGCCATAGCATCGCGGATATGGCGAATGTAGTTGGCGGTACTTGGCTGAAGG AGGTCGTTGGAGTTTTGTTCCTCGTCACATACGCCATCGTCGGTGCTTCAGGTATCTTCGGTACCTCTGTCGCGCTCAATGTTCTTAGCAACCATGCTATCTGCACCAATTGGTTCATGTTAGTGGCGACAATCGCGGTTCTGATTCTCGCAAGTGTACGCAAGTTTGAGAATATTGCGTGGCTTACTTGGGCTGGCTTCTTGACCGTCTATGTTGCTGTTTTCATCGTCGT TGTCGGTGTTACAACCCTCGATCGACCTGCTGCCGCTCCCCAGACTGGAGACTATGAGTTTGGCTACCATGTCATCGGCAATCCCACTTTTGTTGCGGCTATCACGTCAGTCTCTACAATCTTCTGCAGCGGTGCTGGAACTTCCGCCTTTCTGCCAGTTATCTCTGAGATGCGTCGACCTCGAGACTACAACAAGGCTGTCTACCTCTGCATGGGTATCGTCACTGCTTCATACCTCACTTTCTCGCTTGTAGTCTACAAGTACTGCGGTCAATGGGTggcttctccatctctgGGAAGTGCAGGTCCTACCATCAAGAAGGTCGCTTATGGTATTGGTCTCACTGGTCTCCTTGTCAGTGCCTGTCTGTATGTCCACGTCGCAGCCAAATACCTCTTCGTCCGACTCCTTCGACACTCAGAGCACTTCCAGAAGAACACCGTGGTACACTGGGCAGTTTGGCTGGGATGCACGACTGCCATGTCGGCTGTTTCGTTCCTTCTCGCTTCTGGAATCCCCATCTTCAACTACCTCCTGGCTCTCGCTGGAAGTCTCACATTTTCGCCTCTCGCACTGGGCTTGCCTGGATATCTTTGGGTCTATGACCACCAGCACTACCGAAAGGGAAAGATGTGGCAGGTTATTGTTTACTATCTTAACTGGTTGATGATTGCGTTGTCTGTATTCTTGACTATTGGTGGAACCTATGGCGTTATTCAAAACATCGTCGATGCTTATTCACAGGGACTTATTGGAGGAGCCTTCAGTTGTGAGAACAATGATAGGTAG
- a CDS encoding probable polysaccharide deacetylase family protein, translating into MPKRILCSYGVDVDAVAGWLGSYGGEDSPSDISRGLFAGTHGTRRMLKLFDKYNIKATWFIPGHSLETFPEECAMVRDAGHEIGLHGYSHENPSDMTLEQQRDVLEKTHKMLTEFCGKPPRGSVAPWWETSKEGVDLMLSYGIEYDHSMSHDDCHMYWLRTNDSWTKIDYKQKAETWMKPLVKGQDTGLVEIPANCLPPMMFIKDAPNSHGWVNSRDVEDLWRDHFDYFYREYADDPDQICVFPLTVHPDVSGRPHALLMHERLIEYINKHEGVEWVTMEQMCDEFKKKNKPPKGAVMPKAQEQK; encoded by the exons ATGCCTAAGCGTATTCTGTGCTCGTATGGAGTCGATGTTGATGCCGTTGCTGGTTGGCTTGGCTCCTATGGAGGTGAAGATTCACCCAGTGATATCTCCCGTGGCCTATTCGCTGGAACACATGGAACTCGACGAATGTTGAAGCTGTTCGACAAGTATAACATTAAGGCGACATGGTTCATTCCCGGACACAGTCTTGAGACTTTCCCTGAAGAATGCGCAATGGTCAGAGATGCCGGGCATGAAATAGGGCTCCACG GCTACTCTCATGAGAATCCTTCAGACATGACACTAGAGCAACAACGTGATGTCTTGGAAAAGACTCACAAGATGCTCACAGAGTTCTGCGGCAAACCCCCTCGCGGAAGTGTCGCCCCTTGGTGGGAGACTAGTAAGGAAGGAGTTGATCTCATGCTGAGCTATGGCATTGAGTATGATCACTCAATGTCTCATGATGATTGCCATATGTACTGGCTACGAACTAATGATAGCTGGACCAAAATCGACTATAAGCAAAAGGCTGAGACCTGGATGAAGCCATTAGTCAAGGGCCAGGACACAGGACTTGTTGAGATTCCAGCAAACTG CCTTCCCCCCATGATGTTCATCAAGGATGCACCCAACAGCCACGGCTGGGTCAACTCTCGCGATGTTGAAGACCTGTGGCGAGACCACTTTGACTACTTCTACCGCGAATACGCTGATGATCCCGATCAGATCTGCGTGTTTCCTCTCACAGTTCATCCGGATGTTTCCGGTCGGCCGCATGCACTGCTAATGCACGAGAG ATTGATTGAGTATATCAACAAGCATGAAGGCGTTGAATGGGTGACGATGGAGCAGATGTGTGAcgagttcaagaagaagaacaagccaCCAAAGGGAGCTGTCATGCCCAAGGCTCAGGAGCAAAAATAG
- a CDS encoding related to dehydrogenase, translating into MSIFNGVALVTGAASGIGRETALSFAREGCKRIVIVDRDAKKLDDTELAIKESFQDVQVLVVPTDISKEEDIENLYSQATKTFGRVDYVVNGAGVLSNNKRSHESSIEEFDMINNVNYRGCWLSSRAAIQRMLKQDPLPTHDGRPGVRGSIVNIASQLGVVGRPAAPAYCGSKAAVISMTRCDAIDYSKDLIRVNAVCPGLIDTAMTRPQADVLSPAINIAPMGRMGSPQEVADCILFLASSKASFVQGAAMMVDGGYVIN; encoded by the exons ATGTCCATCTTTAATGGCGTTGCGCTCGTGACTGGGGCTGCTTCAG GTATCGGCCGTGAGACAGCTCTATCCTTTGCACGGGAAGGATGTAAGAGGATCGTTATAGTCGATCGTGATGCGAAAAAGCTCGACGACACAGAACTTGCGATTAAAGAATCCTTCCAGGATGTTCAGGTCCTGGTTGTACCAACAGACATCTCCAAAGAGGAGGACATCGAGAACCTCTACAGCCAAGCGACCAAAACCTTTGGCAGAGTAGACTATGTTGTCAACGGTGCTG GCGTGTTGAGCAACAACAAGAGGTCTCATGAGTCTTCCATTGAGGAATTTGATATGATCAACAATGTCAACTACCGCGGATGTTGGTTATCCTCTCGCGCTGCTATTCAACGTATGCTCAAGCAAGACCCTCTCCCTACTCATGACGGAAGACCTGGAGTTCGAGGAAGCATTGTCAACATCGCCTCACAACTGGGAGTGGTTGGACGCCCAGCAGCAC CGGCCTATTGCGGGAGCAAGGCAGCCGTGATTAGCATGACAAGATGCGATGCTATAGAT TACTCCAAGGATCTCATCCGAGTCAACGCCGTTTGTCCTGGTCTTATCGATACAGCGATGACCAGGCCTCAAGCTGATGTCTTGAGCCCTGCCATCAACATCGCTCCAATGGGTCGCATGGGTAGCCCGCAGGAGGTTGCTGATTGCATATTATTTCTTGCAAGCAGTAAAGCAAGCTTTGTTCAAGGAGCTGCCATGATGGTTGACGGTGGATATGTCATTAATTAG
- a CDS encoding related to Glutathione S-transferase II encodes MTSLKPLILHAHTTGPNPFKVAILLEALNIPYTVKLWQFGDAPNGVKGESFLKINPNGRVPALEDPNTNVTSWESLACMNYILRVYDSENKFGARQEAGEQGRADVDAWTSFLVSTLGPFLGQCNWFRHYNNVKNENAYERYQAQVYRCFGVLEEQLKKHDGEWILAGDKPNVVDFHFEPWMRQYEYAGLSLDDYPKVKGWLDRVQALPEVKKAYEKIKAGEEV; translated from the coding sequence ATGACTTCTCTCAAGCCCCTCATCCTACACGCTCATACCACGGGCCCCAACCCCTTCAAGGTGGCCATTCTCCTTGAGGCTCTCAACATCCCATACACCGTCAAGCTCTGGCAGTTTGGAGATGCACCCAATGGTGTTAAGGGTGAAAGCTTCCTGAAGATCAATCCCAACGGCCGCGTTCCGGCTTTGGAAGATCCTAACACCAACGTCACCAGCTGGGAATCTCTTGCATGTATGAACTACATCCTCCGCGTCTACGATTCCGAGAACAAGTTCGGTGCACGACAGGAAGCAGGCGAGCAAGGACGAGCTGATGTCGACGCGTGGACTAGCTTCCTTGTTAGCACTCTCGGCCCGTTCCTTGGTCAGTGTAACTGGTTCCGTCATTACAACAACgtcaagaatgagaatgcGTATGAGAGATATCAAGCTCAGGTCTATCGGTGCTTCGGAGTTTTGGAGgagcagctgaagaagcatgATGGAGAATGGATCTTGGCCGGAGACAAACCGAATGTCGTCGACTTCCACTTCGAGCCTTGGATGAGACAGTATGAGTATGCTGGTTTGAGTCTGGATGACTATCCGAAGGTGAAGGGTTGGTTGGACCGTGTTCAGGCGTTGCCTGAGGTGAAGAAAGCGtatgagaagatcaaggctgggGAGGAGGTCTAA